The following is a genomic window from Bordetella petrii.
GGCACGGCGCGCTGCATGCTGACGACTGGTAGGACGGTATCCCGTAACGAAAGGCCGTTGTCTTTACAACCTTTGCCTCTCGTGCTGTGCCGTTAGCTGTCACAGTGACCGAAGGTGTGTCAGTCATATGATTAATCGCGTCAGCAGGCCCGCATGGTACGAGAATGCCTGGAGCGCTTTGGCGAGGATACCCTCACGATGAAAGACACGGCCGGTAAAGCTACCGCCACTGCTCAGGGTTAAGCGGCATCTTCGTCTCGGACGAGGTCGTAAAGGCCGCGATGGCCAGCTATACCTTCGAGCATATGGAAATCGCCTCCTACAAGAGTCTCATTGCCGCGGCTGAACTCGCAGGCGATGCTGAGACAAAGCGGGTATGTGAGGCCATTCTCCCTCAGGAAGAAGCCATAGCTGAGTGGCTAAGCGAGCGAATCGCGACGATTACTCAGCAATTCGTGCGGCGTGACGCCGCGCCGGACACGACCGCCAAACATTGAACAGCTGCGAGTCCACTCAATTGTTGATTTGGTCCGTTCATTGAACCAACTCGCAGACAAACGTAGCGCAAGATCCAAAGCGACTCACGCCGTCCCGAAAATTGCGGACGGCGTCTTAATTAATCAGCTTTCTTTACTCAAGATGGCGATCACCCCGTTTGGCCTCAAGAATGGCACAGGCCATGTCCCCGAGCTTGCAGTCCGACTCTCGCAACGCACTTACCAGCTCGCTGCTGCCAATGCGCTGCGCTTTAAGTACGTGCTCAAACCATTTACCATTTCGCCCGAGAATGACGGGGGAGCCTTCAATGATCTGCTCAGCCTTCTTGCTGCGCGAGGGAATAAGTCACCACCACGTTCAGAAGAAGTAGCGTGGCGGCCAAAATTAAGCCCCCTGGAATGGATTCATCCCCGCCCGATAAAGAATTAGAGACGGACCCGCTAAGGAGTACAACAACAAGCAAGTCAAAGGGCGTGTATTGAGAAATGGTCCGTTTTCCACCCTCATCGCGCCGGCCTGCGCGGATGAAGTCTCCCGACAGTTGGGGTATCGGTGCGAGCGTTAGGACTGGAAAAGCGGCGCCATATGGCGATTCACGACAAGGCCGTAACGCACAGCACGCGCACGCTGCATGGCACGCGGAAGAATATGGCTTGCATAGAACACGCAGCTTGCGAATTTGTCGGCATGAAAATGGTCGTCCTTTCCTTCTGCGAGCGCTTCGGAACAAGCCAAAGCGGCGCGAGCCATATGCCAGCCGCATAGCAGTTCACCAGTCAACATCAGATAAGGAACGCTGCCGAGCAGCACCACATCATCTTCCTTGCCAGCTGTCTGTCGCAGGAAGTCCGTCGCCTCCTCCCACGCCTGCGCGCCCGCACGCAACTCGGTTGCCATGATGCGCAAGCCGTCCCGATATGCGGGATGCTCGGCTGCGGCAGCGTCCAGAGCCCCTCCGGCAGCATTCATTTGCCGCAACAGCTCATGTGACGTTGCCCGCGAATTTCGGATCCCTTAACTGAGCGAGATTATGCCACCCGTTGGTTCTGGGCGGCGTACCAGTCCCGCTCGAATTGCATCGGGCTGACGTAGCCCAACGTCGAGTGCAAGCGCGAATGATTGTAGAAGCTCAACCAGTCGATTACCTCGTCCATCGCTTCGCGACGCGTTGCAAAGCGCTGGCCGAGGATGCGTGCACGCTTGAGCGATCCCCACAGGCTCTCGGTCGGTGCGTTGTCCCAGCAATTGCCTCGACGGCTCATCGAACTGCGCATGCCGTAGCCCTTGAGCAGGTCCTGGAAGTCATGACTGCAATACTGGCTGCCACGGTCACTGTGGAGGATCAGGCCCGCTTGCGGACGGCGGCGAAACCACGCCATACGCAGCGCATCAGACACCAGCTCCGTGCGCATGTGCGGCTGCATCGACCAGCCCACCACCTGACGGCTGAACAGGTCGAGAATGACGGTCAGAAACAGCCAACCCTCGTCCGTCCAGATGTACGTGATGTCCGTAGTCCAGACCTGGTCGGGACGCGCGGGAGAGAAGTCTCGTTGCAGCAGGTCCGGTGCGACCGGCAGGCTGTGTTTGCTGTCGGTCGTGACCTTGAACCGGCGTTTGGTCTTCGCCTTGATGCCGTGCAGCTTCATGAGCCGCTGGACACGATCCTTGCTGACGCGAATGCCCTGGACCAGCAGTTGCTTCCACACGCGCGGCCAGCCGTACTCGCCTTTGGATTCAGCGTGCACGGCCTTGATGTGCACCAGCAGAGCGTCGTTGCTGATGCGTCGGCGCGGTCGGTCAGTATCGACATCCCGCACCTTGCGCGCGTGGTAACCGCTGGGGCTGACACCCAGCACCTGGCAGCTCAGGGACACCGGCCATTGTCGGCTGTGAAGCTCGATCCAGGCGTACTTCATGCCGACACCTTCGCAAAGTACGCCGTGGCTTTTCCCAATATGTCGCGCTCCATCTTCACGCGTGCCAACTCCGCGCGCAGCCGGGCAATCTCCATCTGTTCTGGAGAAACCTGTTTGCCTGCGCCGTTCAGCTTCCCAGCGGCATCGGCCTTCACCCAGTTGTGCAGCGTCTTCGGGCTGATGCCCAGTATCTTCGCCACCGCCGCCATGCTCTGGCCGCCGCGGACCATGCGCACGGCTTCCAGCATGAATTCCTGCGTATATCGAGCTCTCGGATTACCCATCTTTCCTCCCTCCTTGCGTGAGTTTTACACACTCAGCAAGGGATCCATTTTTTGCGGGCAAGCTCATGTGAGGCCATTCTCCCTCAGGAAGAAGCCATAGCTGAGTGGCTAAGCGAGCGAATCGCGACGATTACTCAGCAATTCGTGCGGCGTGACGCCGCGCCGGACACGACCGCCAAACATTGAACAGCTGCGAGTCCACTCAATTGTTGATTTGGTCCGTTCATTGAACCAACTCGCAGACAAACGTAGCGCAAGATCCAAAGCGACTCACGCCGTCCCGAAAATTGCGGACGGCGTCTTAATTAATCAGCTTTCTTTACTCAAGATGGCGATCACCCCGTTTGGCCTCAAGAATGGCACAGGCCATGTCCCCGAGCTTGCAGTCCGACTCTCGCAACGCACTTACCAGCTCGCTGCTGCCAATGCGCTGCGCTTTAAGTACGTGCTCAAACCATTTACCATTTCGCCCGAGAATGACGGGGGAGCCTTCAATGATCTGCTCAGCCTTCTTGCTGCGCGAGGGAATAAGTCACCACCACGTTCAGAAGAAGTAGCGTGGCGGCCAAAATTAAGCCCCCTGGAATGGATTCATCCCCGCCCGATAAAGAATTAGAGACGGACCCGCTAAGGAGTACAACAACAAGCAAGTCAAAGGGCGTGTATTGAGAAATGGTCCGTTTTCCACCCTCATCGCGCCGGCCTGCGCGGATGAAGTCTCCCGACAGTTGGGGTATCGGTGCGAGCGTTAGGACTGGAAAAGCGGCGCCATATGGCGATTCACGACAAGGCCGTAACGCACAGCACGCGCACGCTGCATGGCACGCGGAAGAATATGGCTTGCATAGAACACGCAGCTTGCGAATTTGTCGGCATGAAAATGGTCGTCCTTTCCTTCTGCGAGCGCTTCGGAACAAGCCAAAGCGGCGCGAGCCATATGCCAGCCGCATAGCAGTTCACCAGTCAACATCAGATAAGGAACGCTGCCGAGCAGCACCACATCATCTTCCTTGCCAGCTGTCTGTCGCAGGAAGTCCGTCGCCTCCTCCCACGCCTGCGCGCCCGCACGCAACTCGGTTGCCATGATGCGCAAGCCGTCCCGATATGCGGGATGCTCGGCTGCGGCAGCGTCCAGAGCCCCTCCGGCAGCATTCATTTGCCGCAACAGCTCATGCACAACGAATGCCGCATGCCGAAGGACTTTTCGTCCCACAAGGTCATTCGCCTGAATGGCGGTCGTGCCTTCATAGATGGGAAGGATACGGGCATCGCGATAATACTGGGCAGCGCCAGATTCTTCTATGAAACCCATCCCGCCATGGACCTGTATACCAAGGGAGGTTACTTCCAGCGAGGTCTCGGTGCAATATCCCTTGAGAACCGGAATCAGAAACTCGAAAAACGCCTCGTGCCGTGCACGCATGTCCGCATCGGGATGATGCACGGAAAGATCCTGGTGGGCTGCAGTCGCGTAAGCCAGCGCGCGCATGCTTTCCGTCAAGGATTTCATGGTCATCAACATACGCTGCACATCGGGATGATGGGCAATGGGCTGCGAGCCCCCGCTGCGCCCCTTGCCCTGCAAGCGCTCTTTCGCATATCCCAAGGCAAGCTGAAACGCCCGATCGGAAATCGCCACCCCTTGCAGACCGACGCTGAACCTGGCGGAATTCATCACGATGAACATGTTGGCCAAGCCATGGCCAGCCTCTCCGATCAGATGCCCGACCGCTCCTTGTCCCACTTCGCCTTTGCCGTCTCCGAAAAGTAGCATCGCCGTAGGGCTACCATGAATGCCAAGTTTATGCTCCAGCGACGCGCACCACACATCGTTGCGCGGCCCCAGCGTACCGTCTTGAGCGACCAAATACTTGGGGACGACGAACAGGCTCAGGCCGGAAATGCCGGCTGCCGCACCTTGAACGCGCGCCAGGACGAGATGAACGATGTTTTCAGCGAAGTCGTGCTCGCCGTAGGTGATGAATATCTTCTGGCCGAAAAGACGGTAACTTCCATCGTCCTGCGGAACCGCGCGCGTTGCGATTTGCGAAAGATCGGAACCGGCTTGCGACTCTGTCAGATTCATTGCTCCGGTCCATCGACCTTCGAGAAGATGCGGCAGATAGAGCGCCCTCTGCTCTGCGCCTGCCACTCGGCTCAATGCGTCGATCACCCCGTCCGTCAGCATCGGACACAACGCAAAGGACATGTTGGACGCATGCAGGCTTTCGTTTACGGCCGCGCTCAGCAATCTCGGAAGGCCCTGGCCGCCGTCATCGGGCGCATGCGGCAGGCTTTGCCAACTGCCTTCGACGAACTTCGCGTAGGCAGCGCGAAAGCCGGGCGAGGTGCGTACGCTGCCGTCGTTCCATTTCGCAGGAGTGCGGTCTCCGATAGCATTCAGCGGCGCGAGTACCTCTTCGACAAAGCGCGCGTTTTCATCAAGTACGGCATCAATCAGTTCTTCGTCGGCCTCGTTGAAATCTGGTGAGGAGAGAACCTCGCCCAGGCCCGCCAGAGATTTCATTGCAAAGCGGATTTCTTGAAGTGGAACACGATAAGTCATTGATTCTGCATCCATGAAAGATTGTCAAATCTGATAGCGGCAAGCAGTGGAAAACGGAGGCAAGCCCGTGAACGAATCGAGACGTTCTCGAAAACATAGCGTGCGGACACGTCCCGACCGCAGGTCGGAAGCCTGCGGCGCATGCGATGCTTTGCTCGTTTCCCTTGAAAGAAAGCTGTCGTCAGCCGGTAATCAAGGAATTCGACAAACCAATATCTAAACACCGCGCACCGAAAACGTTCTCGCTTACAGTAAGTAAAAGGCGGACATAGGCCTCTTCATTTTCCTGGAAGCGATCACTCGGACCGGATATGGAAATGGCGATGGGAACGATCCCCAGCATGCCCGAAACGGCAAACGCGTCCGCGCCAGGCTCGCCCTCACCGCGTGTTTCGTACCAGCCTCGCCGCCTACCGCATTCGACGCTGGCAAGTAACTGTTCAATATCAACCACTGTCGTATCGGTTAGTTTGCGCAAGGGGCGCGCGCCCAGCATATCAGCCGCCTGGTCGACCGGCAGCATGCCCAGCAGAGCCTTGCCCATTGCTGAGGCATGCAAGGCTACCCGCTGGCCCACTGCCAATACATAGCGCAGCATATGCCGACCGTCCTTTACAGCAACCACCTTGACCGCCGCCCCGTCTACACATCCAACGTATGCCGTCTCCCCCGTCCTTTCAGCCAGAAAATCCAGCGCATCCTGAGTGCCGACGATGATGGGATCTTCAGCACCGATATGCTCGGCGACGGTCATCAGCCTGCCGGAAGGGTAATAACGGCGCGTCTGCTTGCAGCGGACCAAATAGCCCAGATGATGCAAGGTATACACGAGATCAAGACAGCTACTGTCCGGTAGGTTGAGAAGCTTGGCCAGTTCCGAATTCGAAAGTTCGCGCTTTTCACGCGCGAACGTTTCAAAGACGGCCAATGCACGAGCTGCGGCACTGACAAGAGTCGGCATTGACTATTACCTCGGAAATGGTGATGACAAGGCCGCTATTGTACTGAGCGTTAACGCTGGGGAGCAATATTGCGCTCGTCCTGCGCCAGCACCACGTCCCAGATCTTCTGCCCGACGGGATTATTTTTTTCTTCGTACAGATGGGCGACCAACCCCCCGGCACGCCCGACCAGCATCAGGCCGCGCGCAATCATCGGATCCAACTTCATGTCGCAAATGATGGAGCCAACCGCCCCCACGGCGTTCATGGGCAGTTTTTTCTGGCGGTCGAGCAAAAGCGCCTTCTGCACGGCTTCCATCAGTTTCCAGTGCTTACTGAAATAGCCTAGTTCCTGGGAAAGGCGGCGCAACGTCGGCACGCGGGGATCGCCGTCGATATGGATGGGATGGCCCAGCCCATAGACGAACTGCTTCTTCTCGCGGCTGCTCTGTATCACGCGACGGGCGCACGCCAGGAAGGCATCATCGTCTGCATCCTCGTCCAGATCGGCGGCTGCGCCACCCAGCATCTCCGCGCAATTCTGCGTGGTTCCCAGGAAAACACTGCCCGCGCCCAGCAGGCCTGCGGCCACAGCCGCCTGCGGCGCCTCGGGGGCACCGAGATAAGTCAGGCGCGCACTCATTGCACTGGGCGTCAGACCGTGGTCGCAGGCCGTCACGAGAATGTGATTGATCATCGTTTTTTCATTCTGGCTTGGGCGCTTGCCGAAGATCGTGAACATCATCATGTCGACGAAGTCCATTTTCCCCAGGAGATCCTGCGCCAGGTTCTCACCCCGCACAGTAATGGCTTCAGGAGTGGTGTATCCAATTTCAGTCTTGAGTTCGATCTTTTTCATGATGCCTTGTCCTTCAATAATTTTGCGAATCAGCGGGCTGGCGCGCCACCAGCATCTTGACCATGCAGATGCATACGGTTTCGCCGTGCTGGTTGATGCCTTGCCTTTCGAATTCGATGATGCCGCGATCGGCGCTCGACGTTTCCTTGCGGTCCGCCACGACGATTCTGACGCTGATCGTATCGCCGATGAAAGCCGGCTTGGGAAAGCGGAAATTAACCTCCAGCAGCCCCAGTATCGAGGGTTCAAGAAACTGATTCATCACGGTCCGCGTCGTCAGCCCGGACATGATCGAACCCACCAGTAGACCATGGGCAATGCGCTGCTTGAACGGCGTGTTTTCGGCATAGACATCGTCGGTATGCAGGCGGTTATAGTCGCCGCTCAGACCCGCAAAAGCACCTACGTCAGCCGCCGTGATGGTGCGGCCTGCCGTCTCGAATACCATGCCCGGCTCAAGGTCTTCCCAGAAATACCGGAAGGATGCGAGATCCGTCGGTGAGATTTCGCTTGCGATCATTGTTTTTTCTCCATGGCGTTGATGGCCGACAAGCCCAGCAGTTCGCGCCCGACGATCAGGGTCTGGACTTCCGCCGTCCCCTCGGGGATGACGCCGCCGCTGGTATCTCGGAAGATTCTTTCCAGCCCATATTCCGTTGAATAGCCCAGGCCGCCATGGACGGCAATGGCAGTGCGCGCCACGTTGTGCGCCGCTTCCGCCGCATGCAGTTTCGCGATCGAACATTCAACGCGCGCAGGCTTGCCTGCCTTGACGGCAGCCGCAGCCTTGTAGGCCAGGCCGCGCGCCGACTCGACCTGGATGAGCATGTCCACGATATGCTTCTGTATCAACTGGAATTCACCGATCGGTCGCCCAAACTGCTTGCGCGTCTTTGCATATTCAACCGACATGTCCAGCGCAGCCTGGGCCGCGCCGACCGCACCCATGGCAATATTCAAGCGTCCGTGATTCAAACCCTTGAGCATTTCTTTCAAGGCGGTGCCTTCAGTACCCAACAGGGCGCTCTTGGGCACTTTCACATCCGCAAAAGTCAGTTCAGACGTGCCGGAGGCCCGCAACACCATCTTGTCCACCAACCGGGAATCGAAGGGGGTTTCAGCACGATCGATGACAAAAATCGACGACTTGCCATCACAACTCGGGCTGAAAGTCCTGGCAAGCACGATTGCATAATCGGCATAGTGGCCGTTGGTGATCCACAGCTTGCTGCCGTTCAACAAATAATGGTCGCCCTTGTCCTCTGCCTTGAACTCGATACCGCCTACGTCAGAGCCATGGTTGGGCTCGCTGATCGCAATGCATGAGGCCTTGCGCGATTCCAGTACGTCAGCCATGTATTTGGCTTTCTGCTGCTCGGTGCCATGCTCGCTAAGCAAGCGCAGGAAGATACTGGTGATGTTGATGATGGTACGCAGCGAACCCCAATGGTAGCCGGCTTCCTCCATCATCATGCCCCAATTGATGGAATCCAGATCGTAGCCGCCATCTGCCTCCGGCAACTGGCCGCCAATATAGCCGAATTGCGCCAGACCCTGAAGCACATCCAGCGGGATACGCTTCTCTTGCTCGCACAGCGCAATGCGGGGAACAATCTCAGCGACCATATATCGACGAATACTGTCACGCAGGGCGATCTGATCGGAATCGAATTCAAAATTCATGCTTGTCTCGATGATTATTTACGAAAGAGTCAGTTAACGCGGTTCAGGAGGAGAAACGTCCGCCTGTTACATACAGCGTGATCCCAGTGATATAACGTGCATGCTCCGAGGATAGGAAGGCCACCGAAGACGCGATGTCTTCGGGCGCTCCGAGGAAGCCGACGGGATTGCGCGCCAACGCCATTTCACGCAGCTCGGGATAGGTCGGCAAAGAACGCATCAGTTCCGTCTCGATGAATCCGGGCGCTATCGCATTGACTGTAATGCCAAAGCGAGCCTGCTCCAGCGCAAGCGCCCGAGTGAAACCAACCAAGCCTAACTTCGCCGTCGTGTAATTGGTTTGACCAGGGTTGCCGAAGACAGAACGAGACGCAATATTGACGATGCGTCCCCATTTGCGTTCCATCATTCCCGGCAAAACGGCACGGCTGAAATGAAAGGCCCCCTTGAGAATGGTGTCGACCACCGAATCCCAGTCTTCTTCCGACATCTTGGTCAGATACTTGTCGCGGGTGAAACCGGCATTGTTCACCAGAATATCAACGCCGCCCCATTCCTTCACTACGGCATCGATGCCGGCCTGTACCTGATCCTTGTCACAGACATCGCATTGAATAGCCATGGCCTCGAACCCTTCATCCCGCAGGTTCTGCGCAGTGGCATCGGCTGTTTCCACATCGATGTCGCAAATCACTACGCGAGCCCCTTCTTGCGCCAGTTGCCGACTTGCCTCGGCGCCAATCCCCCGGCCTGACCCTGTCACCAGGGCAACTTTGCCTCGAATTTTCAGATCCATACTTCCGCACCATATCGAAATTTATCAAATAGTCTCTTGAACGTTGGACGCAGCGTTGCCATCCGTAAGTTGGTCTATAATACGACATCTCGAATTATAAGTCGAGTAGTGATTGATAAATTTAATATTTCGTACTACCATCCACAACATCGAATCAAGAAATGCCTGAGGCTCTAATGGAAAGCAACATGTTTCTAAACCTATCAGCCC
Proteins encoded in this region:
- a CDS encoding acyl-CoA dehydrogenase family protein — translated: MNFEFDSDQIALRDSIRRYMVAEIVPRIALCEQEKRIPLDVLQGLAQFGYIGGQLPEADGGYDLDSINWGMMMEEAGYHWGSLRTIINITSIFLRLLSEHGTEQQKAKYMADVLESRKASCIAISEPNHGSDVGGIEFKAEDKGDHYLLNGSKLWITNGHYADYAIVLARTFSPSCDGKSSIFVIDRAETPFDSRLVDKMVLRASGTSELTFADVKVPKSALLGTEGTALKEMLKGLNHGRLNIAMGAVGAAQAALDMSVEYAKTRKQFGRPIGEFQLIQKHIVDMLIQVESARGLAYKAAAAVKAGKPARVECSIAKLHAAEAAHNVARTAIAVHGGLGYSTEYGLERIFRDTSGGVIPEGTAEVQTLIVGRELLGLSAINAMEKKQ
- a CDS encoding IclR family transcriptional regulator, giving the protein MPTLVSAAARALAVFETFAREKRELSNSELAKLLNLPDSSCLDLVYTLHHLGYLVRCKQTRRYYPSGRLMTVAEHIGAEDPIIVGTQDALDFLAERTGETAYVGCVDGAAVKVVAVKDGRHMLRYVLAVGQRVALHASAMGKALLGMLPVDQAADMLGARPLRKLTDTTVVDIEQLLASVECGRRRGWYETRGEGEPGADAFAVSGMLGIVPIAISISGPSDRFQENEEAYVRLLLTVSENVFGARCLDIGLSNSLITG
- a CDS encoding acyl-CoA dehydrogenase C-terminal domain-containing protein, encoding MNAAGGALDAAAAEHPAYRDGLRIMATELRAGAQAWEEATDFLRQTAGKEDDVVLLGSVPYLMLTGELLCGWHMARAALACSEALAEGKDDHFHADKFASCVFYASHILPRAMQRARAVRYGLVVNRHMAPLFQS
- a CDS encoding acyl-CoA dehydrogenase gives rise to the protein MTYRVPLQEIRFAMKSLAGLGEVLSSPDFNEADEELIDAVLDENARFVEEVLAPLNAIGDRTPAKWNDGSVRTSPGFRAAYAKFVEGSWQSLPHAPDDGGQGLPRLLSAAVNESLHASNMSFALCPMLTDGVIDALSRVAGAEQRALYLPHLLEGRWTGAMNLTESQAGSDLSQIATRAVPQDDGSYRLFGQKIFITYGEHDFAENIVHLVLARVQGAAAGISGLSLFVVPKYLVAQDGTLGPRNDVWCASLEHKLGIHGSPTAMLLFGDGKGEVGQGAVGHLIGEAGHGLANMFIVMNSARFSVGLQGVAISDRAFQLALGYAKERLQGKGRSGGSQPIAHHPDVQRMLMTMKSLTESMRALAYATAAHQDLSVHHPDADMRARHEAFFEFLIPVLKGYCTETSLEVTSLGIQVHGGMGFIEESGAAQYYRDARILPIYEGTTAIQANDLVGRKVLRHAAFVVHELLRQMNAAGGALDAAAAEHPAYRDGLRIMATELRAGAQAWEEATDFLRQTAGKEDDVVLLGSVPYLMLTGELLCGWHMARAALACSEALAEGKDDHFHADKFASCVFYASHILPRAMQRARAVRYGLVVNRHMAPLFQS
- a CDS encoding MaoC family dehydratase — translated: MIASEISPTDLASFRYFWEDLEPGMVFETAGRTITAADVGAFAGLSGDYNRLHTDDVYAENTPFKQRIAHGLLVGSIMSGLTTRTVMNQFLEPSILGLLEVNFRFPKPAFIGDTISVRIVVADRKETSSADRGIIEFERQGINQHGETVCICMVKMLVARQPADSQNY
- a CDS encoding DUF892 family protein — its product is MASYTFEHMEIASYKSLIAAAELAGDAETKRVCEAILPQEEAIAEWLSERIATITQQFVRRDAAPDTTAKH
- a CDS encoding IS3 family transposase (programmed frameshift), giving the protein MGNPRARYTQEFMLEAVRMVRGGQSMAAVAKILGISPKTLHNWVKADAAGKLNGAGKQVSPEQMEIARLRAELARVKMERDILGKSHGVLCEGVGMKYAWIELHSRQWPVSLSCQVLGVSPSGYHARKVRDVDTDRPRRRISNDALLVHIKAVHAESKGEYGWPRVWKQLLVQGIRVSKDRVQRLMKLHGIKAKTKRRFKVTTDSKHSLPVAPDLLQRDFSPARPDQVWTTDITYIWTDEGWLFLTVILDLFSRQVVGWSMQPHMRTELVSDALRMAWFRRRPQAGLILHSDRGSQYCSHDFQDLLKGYGMRSSMSRRGNCWDNAPTESLWGSLKRARILGQRFATRREAMDEVIDWLSFYNHSRLHSTLGYVSPMQFERDWYAAQNQRVA
- a CDS encoding SDR family NAD(P)-dependent oxidoreductase — protein: MDLKIRGKVALVTGSGRGIGAEASRQLAQEGARVVICDIDVETADATAQNLRDEGFEAMAIQCDVCDKDQVQAGIDAVVKEWGGVDILVNNAGFTRDKYLTKMSEEDWDSVVDTILKGAFHFSRAVLPGMMERKWGRIVNIASRSVFGNPGQTNYTTAKLGLVGFTRALALEQARFGITVNAIAPGFIETELMRSLPTYPELREMALARNPVGFLGAPEDIASSVAFLSSEHARYITGITLYVTGGRFSS
- a CDS encoding citryl-CoA lyase, whose amino-acid sequence is MKKIELKTEIGYTTPEAITVRGENLAQDLLGKMDFVDMMMFTIFGKRPSQNEKTMINHILVTACDHGLTPSAMSARLTYLGAPEAPQAAVAAGLLGAGSVFLGTTQNCAEMLGGAAADLDEDADDDAFLACARRVIQSSREKKQFVYGLGHPIHIDGDPRVPTLRRLSQELGYFSKHWKLMEAVQKALLLDRQKKLPMNAVGAVGSIICDMKLDPMIARGLMLVGRAGGLVAHLYEEKNNPVGQKIWDVVLAQDERNIAPQR